The segment atgccctagtggacaccaggagaacaacatgtgttatctctataatacagtagtgatgccctagtggacaccaggagaactacatgtgttatctctataatacagtagtgatgccctagtggacaccaggagaactacatgtgttatctctatgatacagtagtgatgccctagtggacaccaggagaacaacatgtattatctctataatacagtagtgatgccctagtggacaccaggagaactacatgtgttatctctataatacagtagtgatgccctagtggacaccaggagaacaacatgtgttatctctataatacagtagtgatgccctagtggacaccaggagaacaacatgtgttatctctataatacagtagtgatgccctagtggacaccaggagaactacatgtgttatctctataatacagtagtgatgccctagtggacaccaggagaacaacatgtattatctctatatacagtagtgatgccctagtggacaccaggagaacaacatgtgttatctctataatacagtagtgatgccctagtggacaccaggagaactacatgtgttatctctatgatacagtagtgatgccctagtggacaccaggagaacaacatgtattatctctataatacagtagtgatgccctagtggacaccaggagaacaacatgtgttatctctatgatacagtagtgatgccctagtggacaccaggagaacaacatgtgttatctctatgatacagtagtgatgccctagtggacaccaggagaacaacatgtgttatctctatgatacagtagtgatgccctagtggacaccaggagaacaacatgttatctctataatacagtagtgatgccctagtggacaccaggagaacaacatgtgttatctctatgatacagtagtgatgccctagtggacaccaggagaacaacatgtgttatctctataatacagtagtgatgccctagtggacaccaggagaacaacatgtattatctctatgatacagtagtgatgtccctagtggacaccaggagaacaacatgtgttatctctataatacagtagtgatgcccctagtggacaccaggagaacaacatgtattatctctatgatacagtagtgatgcccctagtggacaccaggagaacaacatgtattatctctatgatacagtagtgatgcccctagtggacaccaggagaacaacatgtgttatctctataatacagtagtgatgcccctagtggacaccaggagaacaacatgtattatctctatgatacagtagtgatgccctagtggacaccaggagaacaacatgtgttatctctataatacagtagtgatgcccctaatggacaccaggagaacaacatgtgttatctctataatacagtagtgatgccctagtggacaccaggagaacaacatgtattatctctatgatacagtagtgatgccctagtggacaccaggagaacaacatgtgttatctctataatacagtagtgatgcccctagtggacaccaggagaacaacatgtgttatctctataatacagtagtgaggcccctagtggacaccaggagaacaacatgtattatctctatgatacagtagtgatgcccctagtggacaccaggagaactacatgtgttatctctatgatacagtagtgatgcccctagtggacaccaggagaacaacatgtgttatctctataatacagtagtgatgcccctagtggacaccaggagaacaacatgtgttatctctataatacagtagtgatgcccctagtggacaccaggagaactacatgtattatctctatgatacagtagtgatgcccctagtggacaccaggagaactacatgtgttatctctataatacagtagtgatgtccctagtggacaccaggagaacaacatgtattatctctataatacagtagtgatgcccctagtggacaccaggagaactacatgtgttatctctatgatacagtagtgctgccctagtggacaccaggagaacaacatgtgttatctctataatacagtagtgatgccctagtggacaccaggagaacaacatgtgttatctctataatacagtagtgatgccctagtggacaccaggagaacaacatgtgttatctctataatacagtagtgatgcctagtggacaccaggagaacaacatgtgttatctctataatacagtagtgatgccctagtggacaccaggagaacaacatgtgttatctctataatacagtagtgatgccctagtggacaccaggagaacaacatgtgttatctctataatacagtagtgatgccctagtggacaccaggagaacaacatatgttatctctataatacagtagtgatgccctagtggacaccaggagaacaacatgtgttatctctataatacagtagtgatgccctagtggacaccaggagaacaacatgtgttatctctataatacagtagtgatgccctagtggacaccaggagaacaacatgtgttatcactataatacagtagtgatgccctagtggacaccaggagaacaacatgtgttatctctataatacagtagtgatgcccctagtggacaccaggagaacaacatgtgttatctctataatacagtagtgatgccctagtggacaccaggagaacaacatgtattatctctatgatacagtagtgatgcccctagtggacaccaggagaactacatgtattatctctataatacagtagtgatgccctagtggacaccaggagaacaacatgtgttatctctataatacagtagtgatgccctagtggacaccaggagaacaacatgtgttatctctatgatacagtagtgatgcccctagtggccaccaggagaactacatgtattatctctataatacagtagtgatgcccctagtggacaccaggagaactacatgtattatctctataatacagtagtgatgcccctagtggacaccaggagaacaacatgtgttatctctataatacagtagtgatgcccctagtggacaccaggagaacaacatgtgttatctctataatacagtagtgatgcccctagtggacaccaggagaacaacatgtattatctctataatacagtagtgatgcccctagtggacaccaggagaactacatgtgttatctctataatacagtagtgatgcccctagtggacaccaggagaactacatgtattatctctatgatacagtagtgatgcccctagtggacaccaggagaacaacatgtattatctctataatacagtagtgatgcccctagtggacaccaggagaactacatgtattatctctataatacagtagtgatgcccctagtggacaccaggagaactacatgtgttatctctataatacagtagtgatgcccctagtggacaccaggagaactacatgtattatctctataatacagtagtgatgcccctagtggacaccaggagaacaacatgtgttatctctataatacagtagtgatgcccctagtggacaccaggagaactacatgtgttatctctataatacagtagtgatgcccctagtggataccaggagaacaacatgtgttatctctataatacagtagtgatgcccctagtggacaccaggagaacaacatgtattatctctataatacagtagtgatgcccctagtggacaccaggagaacaacatgtattatctctataatacagtagtgatgcccctagtggacaccaggagaacatgtattatctctatgatacagtagtgatgcccctagtggacaccaggagaacaacatgtgttatctctattatacagtagtgatgcccctagtggccaccaggagaactacatgtattatctctatgatacagtagtgatgcccctagtggacaccaggagaacaacatgtgttatctctataatacagtagtgatgcccctagtggacaccaggagaactacatgtattatctctatgatacagtagtgatgcccctagtggacaccaggagaacaacatgtattatctctataatacagtagtgatgcccctagtggacaccaggagaactacatgtattatctctatgatacagtagtgatgcccctagtggacaccaggagaacaacatgtattatctctatgatacagtagtgatgcccctagtggacaccaggagaacaacatgtgttatctctattatacagtagtgatgcccctagtggccaccaggagaactacatgtattatctctataatacagtagtgatgcccctagtggacaccaggagaacaacatgtgttatctctataatacagtagtgatgcccctagtggacaccaggagaactacatgtgttatctctattatacagtagtgatgcccctagtggccaccaggagaactacatgtattatctctataatacagtagtgatgcccctagtggacaccaggagaacaacatgtgttatctctataatacagtagtgatgcccctagtggacaccaggagaacaacatgtattatctctataatacagtagtgatgcccctagtggacaccaggagaacaacatgtattatctctataatacagtagtgatgcccctagtggacaccaggagaactacatgtgttatctctataatacagtagtgatgcccctagtggacaccaggagaacaacatgtgttatctctataatacagtagggatgcccctagtggacaccaggagaactacatgacTTGTAAACTGTCCCTAGTAATGAGTTCCTGTTTCTAGGTGGTTCAGGACTCTGATGTTCTTGTTCCCGAAGAGAAGATCCGCTCTCCGTCTGTCAGTAAGGTATGTCTACTTCACCGGATGAGGTCATCGCTTTCCtttgtttattaaaaacaagttcaaatataaaTCTGCTTAACATTAGTTCATTAtaaccatacctgcaaacttgtcacctttcggtgaaattcaccgttttgaactcaaaataggtcatccacgtgaatcgtggagatccgaagagtttttgtttttgggggggggggggtcacctggcctgctgccgttgagattgcagtgagacgcggagaaaagtgtgaaatgttgctcttcgcaataaaacatctttgatggacgtgtcgcgtctcggccaatcagcgttcagatgtcttcagcgtttgggggttcaggttagcttgaatgttagcccgctacatctactcctgtcacgctgcacggtgtagcgatgctaacaaagtacccgtacgttaaacacgatgtgatttagcatatctttagtatcgatacttcattaagagagcgatcagagcgcacgcgctgctccgtgtcgagctgttcaCACACCGCcatgcagctcacagcgagagaagaggcggagctttagagaccgacttcggcttaaaaaataaaaagatgccagaagtgaaatgtttgtctgtaaagttgtgtaactctccagctgctcatcctgatgaactgtggatcatctggtcagagactaacggcctcatagtgtataatcaatgctatgatggaaccatgtagtttcattcatatctggctgtattaatactcatattactgtcatttgttaagtgttgaaaaagttggtaaaaagtgaaccatacagatgttttatttattactattatagataaatataccagtctcgtaattatggtaccatattgtttgtatggtgtattgaattctggtatcgggtatcgtgatatttatggcaggtatgtaatatgtatagaagttataatatgagtatcgtgacaaaaaggtagagacagaacagattcagggagaagtccatgaggactgttcaggccaaaggaagttggttcatgaatgactttaaccatattatatataatgaccatgtatatttgttattactatcattatagggctgcgtcagagcggaggaccttttgttcttaaactgtttattgtcattatttagatttgtggtcagaacaataaaatgactagttgtggttctaaaagctttgaggcttcaaacaacgtggatgtggcgacaaaaacaaaaaaaagtcacctgcacccccccccccccgttgtcacctttttcacccctcatgagtttgcaggtatgtataacTGAATAACTGTTGTTTACACAAAGTAAAACGTCCATCTTTTAAAATCCTTGAGACATGGATTCATGAGCCTTCTGTTTGATTATTATTAAAGCTCTAATTTAGATGATGTAAATGAACTGAtggtctctcatgtctctgtgtccccaGGACCTGCCCCCCTCTGTGGGCCCTGAGGGGGAGCGtctagacctggacctggacgagGATCCTGAGGACGGGGATTCGTTCTTTGATGACCTGCTACCCAAACCACAGAAGACGTACGGCTGGTGAGGACAtgtgacctttaacctctgGCCTCACCTTACTGTAGTCCACGTACGGGAACAGCTAGCTTCGCTTAGCATCATGCCTGGGACCATGGGAAACAGCTAGCTTAGCATCATGCCTGGGATCATGGGAAACAGCTAGCTTAGCATCATGCCTGGGATCATGGGAAACAGCTAGCTTAGCATCATGCCTGGGGTTTCTctgctcttcttcacaataaatGACGTTGATGACTTTAaagctgtttttaaaataaagtatttattgaatATTCCGATAAACCGAGATAATGGAGATGAATGTTTGTTAGTCCATCCTCCGCTGACCGTGTGCTGTCCCCCAGGAAGGTAGAGGCGTCCGGGGCCCGAGGGGGTCCAGCGGGGTCCCTGTCAGAGGCcccaggaggaggaagcagcgcCTCAGAGCAAAGCCACAGCAGGAAGGGTGAGAGTCTCTTCAACAGACGGTTAAAGTTCCTTCACGATGACGTCTGGAGCTAATGCTATGCTAACGTCCTCGGCCGGGCACAGTGCCTGAAGGActtcctgttcaggttctcctcTGAGGAGCAGGTCTGTCCTCAGGTTCTCCTCTGAGGAGCAGGAGCTGATGTTGGTGTTGTTCTCCCTGCAGGAGCGCCGGCCTCCAGAGAGAAAGGCTTCAGGGACCCAAAGGCCCCCACCGATCAGACGGGATCCCTGCAGCTCGGTAGGAGTCCGAGCTGCAGACCAGAAGCAGATTGTTTACGCcatatttctgtattttattGCTTTTAATGCTGGAGCCGTGATGGCTCTCTGCATTATAAGTCCTCccgcttttattgtgaaatgtcAGAAGGGAGGAGTGGGTCTGATCTGTCGTGAAGGTCTCTTAcaacaacttcctgtttcatgGCGGACGGCACATAATGGCCGCCGCGTCACAGTCGCTCCATTCAAGACTGTGAATACGTGATGACTTTGAAACTGCAGTTTAATTTACATCTGGCAGCCATTTTGAAACGGTCAACAGGCGAGACGATGAGGTCATCTGCAAAGAGTTGCATCATCGGatgttttcatctttttgtcctttttgtttCTCAGACGACGATGTTCAATACGACGATGACTTCAACAGGTGAGAACCACCACGCGGTTCTACAGTAAGAGGTTCGTGAACTCTGACTGTGTTGAtgataatagtgtgtgtgtgtgtgtgtgtgtgtgtgctgcagccaTCGGTCGGACTTCTCGAGGAGCGAGCTCAGCATCGGTGAGGAGATCGAGGAAGTTTCCATCGAGGGGCCCGACTCCAGCAACAAGGTGACACCACTTCCTGCTGTGTTCTCCGGCgagtactgtctctttaaatgtgcaGGTTgagtactgtctctttaaatgtgcagtactgtctctttaaatgtgcaGTACTGTTTCATTAAATGTgcagtactgtctctttaaatgtgcagtactgtctctttaattgtgcagtactgtctc is part of the Pseudoliparis swirei isolate HS2019 ecotype Mariana Trench chromosome 12, NWPU_hadal_v1, whole genome shotgun sequence genome and harbors:
- the cep43 gene encoding FGFR1 oncogene partner, with the translated sequence MGLHSILQHLHPQGPTEDAVDFSSAFNTHHPRSPLTKLTQLHSRPPPDLPPSVGPEGERLDLDLDEDPEDGDSFFDDLLPKPQKTYGWKVEASGARGGPAGSLSEAPGGGSSASEQSHSRKGAPASREKGFRDPKAPTDQTGSLQLDDDVQYDDDFNSHRSDFSRSELSIGEEIEEVSIEGPDSSNKLDDSTQDLSVSQLSQSHGADYMEEVA